A genomic window from Flavobacterium hankyongi includes:
- a CDS encoding T9SS type A sorting domain-containing protein translates to MKNKITLIITLIVMNCFSQIPNVEWQYYYGGNSFDTVYDQKQTPDGGYIIVGVTNSSNIPNYHYNQEILLLKINSSGILEWQKSIGGDFNDNGTEIKIASNGDYLISGGTESNDYDFSFNRGQSDLFLMRVNPSGTILWQRTYGGSNYDLARNFIETPDGGFVIGGFSNSIDGDSNANNGSRDFWVIKTNSIGVLEWKKNYGGSDLDSLLEIIKTSDGGYIMTGETYSSNLPNYHGSSDVLVVKTDSTGNLIWQKCFGGSNWDYSSSIIEASDGNFIIGASTQSFNHDVTSNHGGYFDFWVLKINPLGTILWQKTYGGSNGEQISNIIETTDGNYIAIGLSDSTNGDLTSNNGGRDFWLVKISESGNLIWQKSLGVGTNEAANTIIQTSDGGYLVSGQTENSGILGSDVWVIKLSNESLSTNDFSFEDKKIIISPNPVIDYFKINNSKITKVTIISLEGKILKEFDSQENYNISEFQKGTYLVKLLNDSNKVSITKIIKN, encoded by the coding sequence ATGAAAAATAAAATTACCCTTATTATTACTTTAATAGTAATGAATTGTTTTTCGCAAATTCCTAATGTTGAATGGCAGTATTATTATGGCGGAAATAGTTTTGATACTGTATATGATCAAAAACAAACACCTGATGGTGGATATATTATAGTTGGAGTTACCAATTCTTCCAATATTCCAAACTATCATTATAATCAAGAAATTTTACTTTTAAAAATAAACAGTTCAGGAATACTTGAGTGGCAAAAATCAATTGGTGGTGATTTTAATGATAATGGAACCGAAATAAAAATAGCTTCAAACGGTGATTATTTGATTTCAGGAGGTACAGAATCTAATGATTATGATTTTTCATTCAATAGAGGTCAAAGTGATCTTTTTTTAATGAGAGTTAATCCAAGTGGGACAATTTTGTGGCAAAGAACTTATGGCGGAAGTAATTATGATTTAGCTCGAAATTTTATTGAAACACCAGACGGAGGATTTGTCATTGGGGGATTTTCCAATTCAATCGACGGAGACTCAAATGCTAATAATGGAAGTAGGGATTTTTGGGTGATTAAAACAAATAGTATTGGTGTTTTAGAATGGAAAAAAAATTATGGAGGCTCAGATTTGGATTCATTATTAGAGATTATTAAAACATCTGATGGAGGATATATAATGACTGGTGAAACTTATTCTTCAAACTTGCCAAATTATCACGGCAGTAGTGATGTATTAGTTGTAAAAACAGACAGTACAGGTAACTTAATTTGGCAAAAATGTTTTGGTGGTTCCAATTGGGACTATAGTAGTTCAATTATTGAAGCATCAGATGGAAACTTCATCATTGGAGCATCTACACAATCTTTCAATCATGACGTGACTAGTAACCATGGAGGTTATTTTGACTTTTGGGTTTTAAAAATAAACCCATTAGGCACGATACTTTGGCAAAAAACATACGGTGGATCGAATGGAGAACAAATTTCTAATATTATTGAAACAACTGATGGAAACTATATTGCTATTGGACTTTCTGATTCAACAAATGGAGATTTAACCTCTAATAATGGTGGACGTGATTTTTGGTTAGTGAAAATATCGGAGAGTGGAAATTTAATTTGGCAAAAGTCATTAGGAGTTGGAACAAATGAAGCAGCAAATACAATAATACAAACAAGTGATGGTGGTTATTTAGTATCAGGTCAAACAGAAAATTCTGGGATATTGGGTTCTGATGTTTGGGTAATTAAACTTTCCAATGAATCTTTAAGTACTAATGATTTTTCATTTGAAGATAAAAAGATAATAATTTCCCCAAATCCAGTAATCGATTATTTTAAAATAAATAATTCCAAAATAACTAAAGTCACAATTATCAGTTTAGAAGGTAAGATATTAAAAGAATTTGACTCACAAGAAAACTATAACATAAGTGAATTTCAGAAAGGCACTTATTTAGTAAAATTATTAAACGACTCTAATAAAGTTAGTATCACTAAAATAATAAAAAATTAA
- a CDS encoding TonB-dependent receptor, with translation MISTKQKYNQSSRTNFNSLSSICLLSICLLFGQITKAQKKDENIGTEVVNVVKPYSPTVSDAFKVKEVPSLDDNETSKKEEVKYQIFSFPVASTFTPAKGKAAGVEKAKQETLYPNYVTAGIGNYLTANTELFLTHKLDNYQYVGGKVTHLSSQGGIKGVDLNDKFSETGINAMYGYNRNEIDFKAILGYKTEMYNWYGVPMESSNYDPAYNLLIKPSHKYSTLSLGGDLGISKSFFEKVNVGFISFTDNYSSSENRFIIKPVFNFDVGESAVKVKFGLDYLNTKFDTSYQLTTPVAGTDYRIEKSNFIVNANPSFKILRDDLSIELGADLAYFSRMKDVYAGMENNTKSDFFIYPKINASYKLVGDLMVFVAGAEGGLKQSSYADFAAVNKFLSPTLLIEPSDNQYNIYAGLRGKLASAVAYNVKASYDATNNKPLFKSNPLLSDPSTNYSFGNSFIVVYDNVKTLSFFGEIKADINKNVTFGINAEVMDYGTKFEREAWNLPTVKGSLTADFNIGKKWYAGTQLYFVGERKDEFTSFSGFAVPDETQTLDSYFDINAHIGYKFNDRFTFFLKGNNLANQNYNRWLNYPVQGVQGIFGASYKFDF, from the coding sequence ATGATTTCAACAAAGCAAAAATATAATCAATCATCTCGTACTAATTTTAATAGTCTTTCATCTATTTGTCTATTATCTATCTGTCTGTTATTTGGACAAATAACAAAGGCTCAAAAGAAAGACGAGAATATTGGGACAGAAGTAGTAAATGTTGTGAAACCTTATTCACCAACAGTTTCTGATGCGTTCAAAGTAAAAGAAGTGCCATCATTAGATGATAACGAGACGTCAAAAAAAGAGGAAGTGAAATATCAAATTTTTTCATTCCCTGTGGCTTCAACTTTTACACCTGCAAAAGGTAAAGCAGCTGGTGTAGAAAAAGCAAAACAAGAAACCTTATATCCTAATTATGTTACGGCAGGAATAGGTAACTACTTAACGGCAAACACCGAGTTGTTTTTGACTCATAAGTTGGACAACTATCAGTATGTAGGAGGAAAAGTGACTCATTTATCATCACAAGGAGGAATTAAAGGTGTTGATTTAAATGATAAATTTTCTGAAACAGGTATTAATGCTATGTATGGTTATAACAGAAATGAAATCGATTTTAAAGCCATTTTAGGATATAAAACTGAAATGTATAACTGGTACGGAGTCCCAATGGAAAGTTCAAATTATGATCCAGCTTACAATTTATTAATTAAGCCTAGTCATAAATATTCTACCTTGTCTTTGGGTGGTGATTTAGGAATTTCTAAAAGCTTTTTCGAAAAGGTGAATGTAGGTTTTATATCGTTTACAGATAACTATAGTTCTTCAGAAAATAGATTTATTATTAAGCCTGTATTTAATTTTGATGTAGGAGAATCTGCTGTAAAAGTTAAGTTTGGTTTAGATTATTTAAATACAAAATTCGATACATCTTATCAATTAACAACTCCTGTAGCTGGGACTGATTATAGAATCGAAAAATCAAATTTTATTGTAAACGCTAATCCAAGCTTCAAAATTTTAAGAGATGATCTATCAATCGAATTAGGAGCTGATCTTGCTTATTTTTCAAGAATGAAAGATGTTTATGCAGGTATGGAAAACAATACTAAAAGTGATTTCTTTATTTATCCAAAAATTAATGCTTCGTACAAATTAGTAGGAGATTTAATGGTTTTTGTTGCTGGTGCCGAAGGAGGATTAAAGCAAAGCTCATATGCTGATTTCGCTGCTGTAAATAAATTTTTATCACCAACATTATTAATAGAACCTTCAGATAACCAATACAATATTTATGCAGGGTTAAGAGGTAAGTTGGCGAGTGCCGTGGCTTATAATGTGAAAGCTTCTTATGATGCTACAAATAATAAACCTTTGTTTAAATCAAATCCTTTACTGTCTGATCCTTCAACCAATTATAGTTTCGGAAATTCATTTATTGTCGTATATGATAACGTAAAAACACTTTCTTTCTTTGGTGAAATAAAGGCAGATATCAATAAAAATGTAACTTTTGGAATTAATGCAGAGGTTATGGATTACGGGACAAAGTTTGAAAGAGAAGCTTGGAATTTACCAACAGTTAAAGGTTCCTTAACTGCCGATTTTAATATTGGGAAAAAATGGTATGCAGGAACGCAGCTTTACTTTGTTGGTGAAAGAAAAGACGAATTCACTAGCTTTTCAGGTTTTGCAGTTCCTGATGAAACGCAAACTCTTGATAGTTATTTTGATATCAATGCACACATTGGTTATAAATTCAACGACCGATTTACATTTTTCTTAAAAGGCAACAATTTAGCAAATCAAAATTATAACCGTTGGCTTAATTATCCAGTACAAGGAGTTCAAGGAATATTTGGAGCCAGTTATAAATTTGACTTTTAG
- a CDS encoding four helix bundle protein produces the protein MDNRDMKEVAFKRHNFKKLKIWQMGMELARMIFEKTEIFPETEKYGLISQMNRCVISIPSNISEGSSRTNKSFAHFLDISLGSSFELQTQVLLANIKGYLTEQQTKDLESKIEEFQKATMTFQNTLN, from the coding sequence ATGGATAATAGAGATATGAAAGAAGTAGCATTCAAGAGGCATAATTTTAAAAAACTTAAAATTTGGCAAATGGGAATGGAATTAGCAAGAATGATTTTTGAAAAAACTGAAATTTTTCCTGAAACAGAAAAATATGGATTAATTTCTCAAATGAATCGTTGTGTGATTTCTATACCGTCTAATATTTCTGAAGGTTCTAGCAGAACAAATAAATCGTTTGCTCATTTTTTAGATATAAGTTTAGGTTCTTCTTTTGAACTACAAACACAAGTTCTATTGGCAAATATTAAAGGATATTTGACCGAACAACAAACCAAAGATTTAGAATCAAAAATTGAAGAATTTCAAAAAGCAACAATGACTTTTCAAAATACATTGAATTAA
- a CDS encoding tetratricopeptide repeat protein produces MHKFKLSVLLVLFSGSSALFAQQSEIYTNNLVDYNKALTLYRDKQYQSAQIIFEQVKQKANNELEADCSYYIANCAIRLNQSNAEDKMESFVKNYPTSSKQNLAYSEVAMYYFEQGKYPQALEWFDKVDESTLTQGELEKFNFYKGYSFFNSGKKKEASQYFNKVINSPEFGSQAKYYLGFMAYEGDDYKEASKYFDAVSGEEKYKEKLSYFQADMNFKLGKFEEAIKLGKAAMAKSNEIEKSELNKIIGESHFNLKQYDKAIPYLKEYKGKKGKWNNTDYYQLGYAYYKQNDYENAITQFNKIIGGNDFVAQNAYYHLGESYLKTDKKQQALNAFKNASEMNFEAKIQEDAYLNYARLSYDIGNSYQSVPDVLNGFMTKYPNNPNKTEIEGLLVNSYITSKNYKEALTLLEKNKSLGAKGAYQKVSFYRGIELFTDGNYKEALAIFKKSIAEQKEAKFSARGTFWKAETEYVLDDFQNALLSFKQFANYPEAKTTDEFKNIDYNIAYCHFKLKEYDQAGNYFERYTEISRDDKTRLTDAYLRLGDCRFVTSKYNPALEAYDKAINLKTVDADYAAYHKAICYGFMGKNDKKITEFNQFIKNYPKSQYRDDAMFELANTYTTVNETASAIKTYDNLIEEYKNGNYSAKAILRQGLIYYNGDKDDLALTKFKKVASEFPRTDESLEAVKTARLIYVDKGRVDEYAAWVKTLDFVEVSDAELDNDSWEAAEKQYLQGNTKQAISNLNSYVSNFPNGLHALKANFYLAESYFKDNAASNSVKNYEFVVAKNRNEFTEQSLSRLCEIFVKKGDFEKAIPVLSRLEMESDFPQNKTYAQANLMKAYYEGKDYAKAVVYADKVLENPKTDNKIKSDAQIIVARSAIKAGDEVKAKDAYAKLLKIAKGELAAEALYYDAYFKNKESKFEASNTVVQKLAKDYSGYKYFGAKGLIVMAKNFYGLKDSFQATYILESVIKNFKEFDDVVTEAQTELNAIKAEEAKTNSSVK; encoded by the coding sequence ATGCATAAATTCAAATTGTCAGTCTTGTTGGTTCTTTTTTCAGGTTCGAGTGCGCTCTTTGCACAACAATCTGAAATTTACACTAATAATTTAGTAGATTATAATAAAGCACTTACTTTATACAGAGATAAGCAGTATCAATCGGCACAAATTATTTTTGAACAGGTTAAACAAAAAGCAAACAATGAACTTGAGGCAGATTGTAGTTATTATATTGCTAATTGTGCTATTCGATTAAATCAGTCGAATGCTGAAGATAAGATGGAAAGTTTTGTGAAAAATTATCCAACAAGTTCTAAGCAAAATTTAGCCTATTCTGAAGTAGCGATGTACTACTTTGAGCAAGGAAAATATCCACAAGCTTTGGAGTGGTTTGATAAAGTAGATGAATCGACTTTAACGCAAGGTGAATTAGAAAAGTTTAACTTTTACAAAGGGTATAGCTTTTTTAATTCTGGAAAGAAGAAAGAAGCTTCACAATACTTCAATAAAGTCATTAATTCTCCAGAATTTGGTTCACAAGCAAAATATTATTTAGGTTTTATGGCCTATGAAGGAGATGATTATAAAGAAGCTTCTAAATATTTTGATGCCGTTTCTGGAGAAGAGAAATACAAAGAAAAACTTTCGTACTTCCAGGCAGATATGAACTTTAAGTTAGGGAAGTTTGAAGAAGCTATCAAATTAGGTAAAGCTGCAATGGCTAAATCGAATGAAATAGAAAAATCGGAACTGAATAAAATTATTGGAGAAAGTCACTTTAATTTAAAACAATACGATAAGGCAATTCCTTATCTAAAAGAATACAAAGGCAAAAAAGGGAAGTGGAATAATACCGATTATTATCAGTTAGGGTATGCATATTATAAACAAAATGATTACGAAAATGCTATCACACAGTTCAATAAAATTATTGGTGGTAATGATTTTGTAGCACAAAACGCCTATTATCACTTAGGAGAAAGTTATTTAAAAACTGATAAAAAGCAACAGGCTTTAAATGCTTTTAAAAACGCTTCTGAAATGAATTTCGAAGCAAAAATTCAAGAAGACGCTTACCTTAATTATGCTCGATTGAGTTACGATATAGGTAACTCATATCAAAGTGTACCTGATGTATTGAATGGGTTTATGACTAAATATCCTAACAATCCTAACAAAACAGAAATCGAAGGACTTTTAGTTAACTCGTACATTACTTCGAAGAATTACAAAGAAGCTTTGACTTTATTAGAAAAAAATAAGTCATTAGGAGCCAAGGGAGCATATCAAAAAGTTTCTTTTTATAGGGGTATAGAATTATTTACTGATGGAAATTATAAAGAAGCTTTAGCCATTTTTAAAAAGTCAATCGCAGAGCAAAAAGAGGCTAAATTTTCGGCAAGAGGAACTTTCTGGAAAGCAGAAACAGAATACGTTTTAGATGATTTTCAGAATGCATTATTGAGTTTCAAACAATTTGCAAATTATCCAGAAGCGAAAACTACAGATGAGTTTAAAAACATTGATTATAACATTGCGTATTGTCATTTTAAATTAAAGGAATACGATCAAGCTGGAAACTATTTTGAGCGTTATACTGAAATTTCACGTGATGATAAAACACGTTTAACTGACGCCTATTTACGCTTAGGAGATTGTCGTTTTGTGACTTCAAAATACAATCCAGCGTTAGAAGCGTATGACAAAGCCATAAATCTAAAAACAGTAGATGCTGATTATGCAGCGTACCACAAAGCCATTTGTTATGGTTTTATGGGTAAGAATGATAAAAAAATAACCGAGTTTAATCAGTTTATTAAAAATTATCCGAAGTCACAATATCGTGATGATGCTATGTTTGAATTGGCAAATACCTATACGACTGTAAATGAAACAGCATCTGCAATAAAGACTTATGATAATTTAATTGAAGAATACAAAAACGGAAATTACTCTGCAAAAGCAATTCTTCGTCAAGGACTTATTTATTATAACGGAGACAAAGACGATTTGGCTTTAACCAAATTCAAAAAAGTAGCTTCAGAATTTCCTCGTACAGATGAATCGTTAGAAGCAGTTAAAACAGCTCGTTTAATCTATGTTGATAAAGGTCGTGTTGATGAATATGCTGCTTGGGTAAAAACACTAGATTTTGTTGAAGTTTCTGATGCTGAATTAGACAATGACTCATGGGAAGCCGCCGAAAAGCAATATTTACAAGGCAATACTAAACAGGCTATTTCGAATTTAAACAGTTATGTCTCTAATTTTCCTAACGGATTGCACGCTTTGAAAGCTAATTTTTACTTGGCTGAATCTTATTTTAAAGACAATGCTGCAAGTAATTCGGTTAAAAATTATGAATTTGTTGTTGCTAAAAACAGAAATGAATTTACAGAACAGTCATTATCTCGTCTTTGCGAAATTTTCGTGAAGAAAGGTGATTTTGAAAAAGCGATTCCAGTTTTAAGTAGATTGGAAATGGAGTCAGATTTTCCTCAAAACAAAACGTATGCGCAAGCTAACTTGATGAAGGCTTACTACGAAGGAAAGGACTATGCAAAAGCGGTAGTATATGCTGATAAAGTATTGGAAAATCCTAAAACAGACAATAAAATAAAGAGTGATGCTCAAATTATCGTAGCACGTTCAGCAATTAAAGCAGGTGATGAGGTTAAAGCTAAGGATGCTTATGCTAAATTATTAAAAATTGCTAAAGGAGAATTAGCCGCAGAAGCGTTGTATTATGATGCCTATTTCAAAAACAAAGAATCAAAATTTGAAGCATCTAATACTGTAGTTCAAAAATTGGCAAAAGATTATTCGGGTTATAAATATTTTGGTGCCAAAGGCTTAATTGTAATGGCTAAAAACTTCTACGGATTAAAAGATAGTTTCCAAGCTACTTATATTTTAGAAAGTGTGATCAAAAACTTTAAGGAATTTGATGATGTTGTCACCGAAGCACAAACCGAACTAAATGCTATCAAAGCTGAAGAGGCAAAAACAAATTCATCTGTTAAATAG
- the hemN gene encoding oxygen-independent coproporphyrinogen III oxidase encodes MTTSLVQKYNVPGPRYTSYPTVPYWDETTFSVESWKKSFIKSFSESNVSEGISLYIHLPFCESLCTFCGCHKRITKRHEVEHPYIEAVLKEWNLYCDVFPEKPIIKEIHLGGGTPTFFSPENLENLINGIFKRAEKAKDHEFSFEGHPNNTTREHLQRLYNLGFRRVSFGVQDYSDKVQQAIHRIQPFHNVAKVTFWAKEIGYTSISHDLIFGLPFQTLENIVDTIEKTKALSPDRLAFYSYAHVPWIKGNGQRGFKDEDVPKDDEKRRLYEVGKQLLAKKGYHEIGMDHFAHKKDSMFQAFQEGKLHRNFMGYTSSKTQLMIGLGASSISDSWYGFAQNEKTLEDYYTRLENNEIPVCKGHILNDEDLIIRKHILNLMCQFTTSWDDNYFYFEELPEVLLQLQEMENDGLLIIQHNAITVTEKGKPFVRNICMAFDLRLKRNAPQTQLFSMTV; translated from the coding sequence ATGACAACTTCATTAGTTCAAAAATACAATGTTCCAGGACCACGATATACAAGTTATCCAACAGTTCCCTATTGGGATGAGACAACATTTTCTGTAGAAAGTTGGAAAAAAAGCTTTATCAAATCATTTTCAGAAAGCAATGTTTCTGAAGGGATTAGTCTTTATATTCATCTCCCTTTTTGCGAAAGTTTGTGTACATTTTGTGGTTGTCATAAACGTATAACCAAGCGTCATGAGGTTGAGCATCCTTACATCGAAGCGGTTTTAAAAGAATGGAATTTGTACTGCGATGTATTTCCTGAAAAACCTATCATTAAAGAAATTCATTTGGGTGGAGGAACACCAACATTTTTCTCTCCCGAAAATCTTGAAAACCTTATCAACGGAATTTTCAAAAGAGCTGAAAAAGCAAAAGACCACGAATTTAGTTTTGAAGGTCATCCTAACAATACTACTCGTGAACATTTACAAAGATTGTACAATTTAGGTTTTCGCAGAGTAAGTTTTGGCGTACAGGATTACTCAGATAAAGTACAACAAGCTATTCACAGGATTCAACCATTTCATAATGTAGCCAAAGTAACGTTTTGGGCAAAAGAAATTGGTTACACCTCTATTTCACACGATTTAATTTTTGGACTACCATTTCAAACACTTGAAAATATTGTTGATACTATAGAAAAAACCAAAGCACTTTCCCCCGACCGATTGGCTTTTTACAGCTATGCACATGTTCCTTGGATAAAAGGCAACGGCCAACGCGGTTTTAAAGACGAAGATGTTCCTAAAGATGATGAGAAACGTCGTTTGTACGAAGTAGGTAAACAATTGTTGGCTAAAAAAGGCTATCATGAAATTGGTATGGATCATTTCGCACACAAAAAAGACAGCATGTTCCAAGCGTTTCAGGAAGGGAAACTACATCGCAATTTTATGGGATATACCTCATCTAAAACACAGTTGATGATTGGTTTAGGCGCTTCTTCTATTAGTGACAGTTGGTACGGTTTTGCGCAAAACGAAAAAACACTAGAAGACTATTATACGCGATTAGAAAACAACGAAATACCAGTTTGCAAAGGACATATATTAAACGATGAAGATTTAATTATCCGTAAACACATCCTGAATTTAATGTGTCAGTTCACCACATCATGGGACGATAATTATTTCTATTTTGAAGAATTACCCGAAGTGCTATTACAACTGCAAGAAATGGAAAACGACGGTTTACTCATTATCCAGCACAATGCCATTACCGTTACTGAAAAAGGAAAACCATTTGTTCGTAACATTTGCATGGCTTTCGATTTACGACTAAAACGCAATGCACCACAAACACAATTGTTCTCGATGACAGTGTAA
- a CDS encoding cell division ATP-binding protein FtsE, with protein sequence MSQTILSLNSVNIYQEGNKILSDINLKVTPGEFLYIIGKTGSGKSSFMKTLYADLPLTHGEGTIVDYDLNGLIDDDIPFLRRKIGIVFQDFKLLPDRSVNNNMLFVLKATGWEDAQAMQDKIDEVLDKVGMKNLANKMPHQLSGGEQQRVAIARALLNDPELILADEPTGNLDPQTSVEVMEVLKKINQNGKTIIMATHDYALLMKYPSKTLKCEDGAIFEVVQKTV encoded by the coding sequence ATGTCGCAAACCATATTATCGTTAAACAGCGTTAACATATATCAAGAAGGAAACAAAATTTTATCAGATATAAATCTTAAGGTAACTCCGGGAGAATTTTTGTATATTATTGGAAAAACTGGATCTGGAAAAAGTAGTTTCATGAAAACACTTTATGCTGATTTACCGTTAACTCATGGTGAAGGAACTATTGTTGACTATGATTTGAATGGTTTAATTGATGATGACATTCCTTTTTTGAGAAGAAAAATTGGTATTGTTTTTCAAGACTTTAAATTACTACCAGACCGAAGCGTAAACAACAATATGCTTTTTGTTTTAAAAGCGACAGGATGGGAAGATGCCCAAGCCATGCAGGATAAAATTGACGAAGTATTGGATAAAGTAGGAATGAAAAATCTAGCAAATAAAATGCCTCATCAATTATCTGGTGGAGAACAACAACGTGTTGCCATTGCTAGAGCCTTATTAAATGATCCTGAGTTAATACTTGCCGATGAACCAACTGGAAATCTTGACCCACAAACTAGTGTGGAAGTTATGGAAGTTTTGAAAAAAATTAACCAAAACGGAAAAACCATTATTATGGCCACTCACGATTATGCTTTATTAATGAAATACCCTTCTAAAACTTTAAAATGTGAAGATGGAGCTATTTTTGAAGTAGTACAAAAAACAGTTTAA
- a CDS encoding carboxypeptidase-like regulatory domain-containing protein codes for MCRYLLFLLFFSISAFSQTILGKVTDENNEPLYNANVYFEGTTIHTLTDSSGNFTLNLSKKINTPLVITFMGYDAYFISDPFQNTKLQIKLNPKLNQLREIKIESQYFSREDKMKIFKQQFLGETQASKYCTIENEDDINFYYDVKSLTLNAYADKPLKIINKYLEYELEFDLIEFKIKFFKRSIKKSDVTDSFYLGTSVFKDISKFEKIKKIRDHVYYGSTKHFFKAIIDNDFNEKSFQLFKNRFQVPLNMYFITSKEDDLNKVEIRDKEGMFRVEGVEKFYSQFSLLFKKSNQSNVVFRTNTFYVDDYGNNSENDKIEFGGKISEGRIANMLPMDYLPK; via the coding sequence ATGTGTAGATATTTACTGTTTTTGCTTTTTTTTTCAATCAGTGCTTTTTCACAAACAATTTTAGGTAAAGTAACGGATGAGAATAATGAACCTTTGTATAACGCTAATGTTTATTTTGAAGGTACTACTATTCATACTTTGACAGATTCATCAGGGAATTTTACATTAAATTTAAGTAAAAAAATTAATACTCCTTTAGTGATTACTTTTATGGGATATGATGCTTATTTTATTTCAGATCCTTTCCAAAATACAAAACTTCAAATAAAATTAAACCCTAAACTGAATCAACTAAGAGAAATTAAGATAGAAAGTCAGTATTTTTCTAGGGAAGACAAAATGAAGATTTTTAAACAACAATTTTTAGGAGAAACGCAAGCAAGTAAATATTGTACAATCGAAAATGAAGATGATATAAATTTTTATTACGATGTAAAATCTTTAACCCTAAATGCCTATGCAGATAAGCCTTTAAAAATTATTAATAAGTATTTAGAATATGAACTTGAATTTGATTTGATTGAATTTAAAATTAAGTTTTTTAAAAGAAGTATAAAAAAATCAGATGTGACAGATAGTTTTTATCTTGGAACTTCCGTATTTAAAGATATTTCAAAATTTGAAAAAATAAAAAAGATTAGAGATCATGTTTACTATGGTTCGACAAAGCACTTTTTTAAAGCAATAATTGATAACGATTTTAATGAAAAAAGTTTTCAATTGTTTAAGAATCGTTTCCAAGTCCCTCTAAATATGTATTTTATTACATCAAAAGAGGATGATTTAAATAAAGTTGAGATTCGCGATAAGGAAGGAATGTTTAGAGTAGAGGGGGTAGAGAAATTTTATTCTCAATTTAGTCTTTTATTTAAGAAATCAAATCAATCTAATGTTGTTTTTCGAACAAATACATTCTATGTAGATGATTATGGTAACAATTCAGAAAATGATAAAATAGAATTTGGAGGTAAAATTTCTGAAGGCAGAATTGCAAATATGCTTCCAATGGATTATTTACCAAAATAA
- a CDS encoding DUF3157 family protein has translation MKNLFTLLILFITTAIYSQTQTATTENGKKVILKSDKTWEYVDVKSNLPECNLEKDASKANERLRKHAAVENDCTVKDVKFINLTESLGNGMYSLCIKGKIMKYKKVGTVFMKADANPMGN, from the coding sequence ATGAAAAATTTGTTTACTTTATTAATTTTATTCATTACAACTGCAATCTATTCTCAAACACAAACCGCAACAACTGAAAACGGGAAAAAAGTAATTTTAAAAAGTGACAAAACCTGGGAATATGTTGACGTTAAATCTAACCTACCTGAATGTAATTTAGAAAAAGACGCATCAAAAGCAAATGAAAGATTAAGAAAACATGCTGCAGTAGAAAATGATTGTACTGTCAAAGATGTGAAATTTATAAATCTAACAGAAAGTTTAGGAAATGGAATGTATTCTTTGTGTATAAAAGGAAAAATAATGAAATATAAAAAAGTGGGAACTGTTTTTATGAAAGCTGATGCTAATCCTATGGGTAATTAA